A genomic window from Streptomyces broussonetiae includes:
- a CDS encoding TetR/AcrR family transcriptional regulator has protein sequence MHTTDAPRRTPQRSDARSNRRRILAAARQKLRDDPDASLDSIALAAGIARRTLYGHFSNRQALIAELTQEAARALRQAFPATRVPDADPLETMTRMALAAWAVGDQYRMLISLGRHHLGEETIRATLAPAREEAVAAIRRGQDEGVFAHHVPAPILAQALEALMLALAEENTTSAWADPAGEAAATAFLVAAGVAPQTASRRVRAVLHDQLVSVLQPDAAMT, from the coding sequence ATGCACACGACCGACGCCCCGCGCCGCACTCCGCAGCGCAGCGACGCTCGCTCGAACCGCCGACGCATCCTCGCCGCTGCCCGGCAGAAACTGCGGGACGACCCCGACGCAAGTCTCGACAGCATCGCCCTGGCGGCCGGCATCGCCCGACGCACCCTCTACGGTCACTTCTCCAACCGTCAAGCGCTGATCGCCGAGTTGACGCAGGAAGCAGCTCGGGCACTGCGACAGGCGTTCCCTGCAACCCGTGTCCCAGATGCCGACCCGCTGGAGACGATGACGCGGATGGCCCTTGCGGCATGGGCGGTGGGCGACCAGTACCGCATGCTCATCTCCCTGGGGCGACACCATCTGGGAGAGGAGACGATCCGCGCCACTCTGGCACCCGCTCGCGAAGAGGCCGTGGCGGCCATACGACGTGGCCAGGACGAAGGCGTCTTCGCGCACCACGTCCCCGCGCCCATCCTCGCTCAGGCGCTGGAAGCCCTGATGCTGGCCCTCGCCGAGGAGAACACCACCTCCGCCTGGGCAGACCCCGCGGGTGAGGCCGCGGCGACCGCGTTCCTCGTCGCCGCCGGCGTAGCTCCACAGACCGCATCACGCCGGGTTCGAGCCGTGTTGCATGACCAATTGGTGTCTGTGCTGCAGCCAGATGCAGCCATGACATGA
- a CDS encoding zinc-binding dehydrogenase, whose amino-acid sequence MDTMLAGRFHVDSKKFAVEEVPIPVPGPGEVLIEVKAAGVCLSDVHLLDGSLVPLFATTDTVTVGHEVSGVIHTLGPDLKRGLHVGTRVTLEAGKTCGQCAGCVRHRPCTQMLTAGIDYDGGWAEYVIAREDTLIPIPDSLPFDQAAIIPDAVSTPYAAVVATAGVRPAQSVGIWGVGGVGAHNVRVARLVGAAPIIAVDPLPSARERALAFGADLALDPAAPDFADQVRAATGGRGLDFAFDCAGVPAVRDQAASVLGLGGSLILVGITPRPLTITEGLTFNYLQKQVRGHYGGFPESVSELVQLTAAGRLDLAPSITDHIPLVEAADAVHRLENKIGDPIRLILVP is encoded by the coding sequence ATGGACACCATGCTCGCCGGACGCTTCCACGTGGACAGCAAGAAGTTCGCCGTGGAAGAGGTCCCAATCCCCGTGCCGGGCCCGGGCGAGGTCCTCATCGAGGTCAAGGCCGCCGGCGTCTGCCTCTCCGACGTCCACCTGCTCGACGGCTCCCTCGTCCCGCTGTTCGCCACCACCGACACGGTCACCGTCGGCCACGAGGTATCCGGTGTCATCCACACGCTCGGCCCCGACCTCAAGCGCGGCCTGCACGTCGGCACCCGCGTCACCCTGGAGGCCGGCAAGACCTGCGGCCAGTGCGCCGGCTGCGTGCGCCACCGCCCCTGCACCCAGATGCTCACCGCCGGCATCGACTACGACGGCGGCTGGGCCGAGTACGTGATCGCCCGCGAGGACACCCTCATCCCCATCCCCGACAGCCTCCCCTTCGACCAGGCCGCGATCATCCCCGACGCGGTCTCCACCCCCTACGCCGCCGTCGTCGCCACCGCGGGCGTCCGTCCCGCCCAGTCCGTCGGCATCTGGGGAGTCGGCGGAGTCGGCGCGCACAACGTCCGCGTCGCCCGCCTGGTCGGCGCCGCCCCGATCATCGCCGTCGACCCGCTGCCCAGCGCCCGCGAGCGCGCCCTGGCCTTCGGCGCGGACCTCGCGCTCGACCCGGCAGCCCCCGACTTCGCCGACCAGGTCCGCGCAGCCACCGGCGGACGCGGCCTCGACTTCGCCTTCGACTGCGCCGGCGTCCCCGCCGTCCGCGACCAGGCCGCCTCCGTGCTCGGCCTGGGCGGCTCCCTGATCCTGGTGGGCATCACCCCCAGGCCACTGACCATCACCGAGGGCCTGACCTTCAACTACCTGCAGAAGCAGGTGCGCGGCCACTACGGCGGCTTCCCCGAGTCCGTCTCCGAGCTGGTACAGCTGACCGCGGCCGGCCGCCTCGATCTGGCCCCCTCCATCACGGACCACATCCCGCTCGTCGAGGCCGCCGACGCCGTCCACCGACTGGAGAACAAGATCGGCGACCCGATCCGCCTCATCCTCGTCCCCTGA
- a CDS encoding bifunctional cytochrome P450/NADPH--P450 reductase, with translation MTTHSANDLRPIRSPRGVPFLGNTPQIPDTNPVEYFAELSKQFPEGIYGLDIAGIEQIFVYDPDLVAEVSDETRFFKQIEKTPLQHVRDFAGAGLFTAHQHEEEWGMAHRILLPAFSQRAMRNYFGQMLEIAQNLAGKWERKEGQPVNITDDYTRLTLDTIALSGFGYRFDSFGKEELHPFLNALLEALIESLRRSQELPMMTKLRKADAKKYGANIQMMQELVESVIKERREGQSSGEEDLLGLMLEATDPETGKKLDIDNVRDQVLTFLIAGHETTSGLLSFATYSLMRNPSVLAQAYAEVDRLLPGDTVPDYDTIMQLDVIPRILDETLRLWAPIPSFGKTAREDTVIGGHYELKKDTKVLILEGPLHTHPKAWERPDEFDIDRWLPENRVQQHPHAYKPFGNGIRACIGRQFALVEARLALALVLQKFKFADTSDYKMDPREALTRKPGNFELIVRRRQEHERTVFGVADVQTGDTQAQAAVSGVGVNLTVAYGSSLGSCEDLARTIADRSERSGFGTTLVSLDELGDNLPTEGLLTVVAASYNGKAPDNAQRFDDLLAAGLPEGSLANVRYALLGAGNTQWVATYQAFPKRIEEGLLAAGATPVVERGIADAAGDFDGMATRWMDNLWATLAEEYAADTSQASGPRYQVQLLGESDVRPAIVSEQAYPLTVVANEELVADATGLWDFQIEPPRPSAKSITFELPEGVTYDTGNHLAVFAKNELALVERALRRLGVDYDQVLRLDQPAGGRTHLPVGTPVTAGILLTEFLELQDVATRSQIQTLAEHTECPWTRPQLQAYTAETEEAEERYQKEILGKRISVLGLLERFPAVELPLAVFLEMTGPIRPRFYSISSAPSANPRHVRLTVGLLEGPALSGDGQYRGTCSAYIAGLEPGDVVYGYVRVPSPTFAPPADPATPLILIGPGTGIAPLRGFLEERAWQHANGTQVGLSQVFVGCRHPEHDYFYKQEMQDWEQAGIAQIHTAYSAVTGHPARFVQNAIANAADTVWQAIQDGAYIYVCGDGRRMAPAVREALAAIHRQQTGSDDETAQQWLAQLEADERYQQDVFA, from the coding sequence ATGACCACGCACTCCGCGAACGACCTTCGCCCCATCCGGTCCCCGCGCGGGGTCCCTTTCCTGGGCAACACGCCGCAGATCCCCGACACCAACCCGGTGGAGTACTTCGCCGAGCTGTCCAAGCAGTTCCCCGAGGGCATCTACGGCTTGGACATCGCCGGCATCGAGCAGATCTTCGTCTACGACCCGGACCTGGTGGCCGAGGTCTCCGACGAGACGCGGTTCTTCAAGCAGATCGAGAAGACGCCGCTGCAGCACGTCCGGGACTTCGCGGGCGCGGGCCTGTTCACGGCCCACCAGCACGAGGAGGAATGGGGCATGGCGCACCGGATCCTCCTGCCGGCGTTCAGCCAGCGCGCCATGAGGAATTACTTCGGGCAGATGCTGGAGATCGCCCAGAACCTGGCGGGCAAGTGGGAGCGCAAGGAGGGTCAGCCGGTCAACATCACCGACGACTACACCCGGCTCACCTTGGACACGATCGCCCTGTCCGGATTCGGCTACCGGTTCGACTCCTTCGGGAAGGAGGAGCTGCACCCCTTCCTCAACGCCCTGCTGGAGGCGCTGATCGAGTCGCTGCGGCGCTCGCAGGAACTCCCGATGATGACCAAGCTCCGCAAGGCCGATGCCAAGAAGTACGGCGCGAACATCCAGATGATGCAGGAACTGGTCGAGAGTGTGATCAAGGAGCGCCGCGAGGGGCAGTCCAGCGGTGAGGAGGACCTGCTGGGTCTGATGCTGGAGGCCACCGACCCGGAGACCGGCAAGAAGCTGGACATCGACAACGTCCGTGACCAGGTGCTGACGTTCCTGATCGCCGGCCACGAGACCACCAGTGGTCTGCTGTCGTTCGCCACGTACTCGCTGATGCGCAACCCGTCCGTGCTGGCCCAGGCGTACGCCGAGGTGGACCGCCTGCTGCCGGGCGACACCGTTCCGGACTACGACACGATCATGCAGCTGGACGTCATCCCGCGGATCCTGGACGAGACCCTGCGCCTGTGGGCTCCCATCCCGTCGTTCGGCAAGACGGCGCGGGAGGACACCGTCATCGGCGGCCACTACGAGCTGAAGAAGGACACGAAGGTCCTCATCCTCGAGGGCCCGCTGCACACACACCCCAAGGCGTGGGAGCGGCCCGACGAGTTCGACATCGACCGCTGGCTGCCGGAGAACCGCGTCCAGCAGCACCCGCACGCCTACAAGCCGTTCGGCAACGGCATACGTGCCTGCATCGGCCGCCAGTTCGCGCTCGTCGAGGCCCGCCTGGCCCTCGCGCTGGTGCTGCAGAAGTTCAAGTTCGCCGACACCAGCGACTACAAGATGGACCCCCGGGAGGCGCTGACCCGCAAGCCCGGCAACTTCGAGCTCATCGTGCGCCGCCGTCAGGAGCACGAGCGGACCGTGTTCGGCGTCGCGGATGTGCAGACCGGCGACACGCAGGCGCAGGCAGCGGTCAGCGGTGTCGGTGTGAACCTGACCGTCGCCTACGGCTCCAGCCTCGGCTCGTGCGAGGACCTGGCCCGCACCATCGCCGACCGCAGTGAGCGCTCCGGCTTCGGCACCACCCTCGTCAGCCTGGACGAGCTGGGCGACAACCTGCCCACCGAGGGCCTGCTCACCGTGGTAGCGGCCAGCTACAACGGCAAGGCCCCCGACAACGCCCAGCGCTTCGACGACCTGCTCGCCGCCGGGCTGCCCGAGGGCTCGCTGGCGAACGTGCGGTACGCGCTGCTCGGCGCCGGCAACACCCAATGGGTGGCCACCTACCAGGCATTCCCCAAGCGGATCGAGGAAGGTCTGCTGGCCGCAGGCGCCACCCCGGTCGTCGAGCGCGGCATCGCGGACGCCGCCGGGGACTTCGACGGCATGGCCACGCGGTGGATGGACAACCTGTGGGCCACTCTGGCCGAGGAGTACGCCGCCGACACCTCCCAGGCGAGCGGCCCCCGCTACCAGGTCCAGCTGCTCGGCGAGTCCGACGTGCGTCCCGCCATCGTCTCCGAGCAGGCGTACCCGCTCACCGTGGTGGCCAACGAGGAACTCGTGGCCGACGCGACCGGCCTGTGGGACTTCCAGATCGAGCCGCCGCGCCCGTCGGCGAAGTCCATCACCTTCGAGCTGCCCGAGGGCGTCACGTACGACACCGGCAACCACCTGGCCGTCTTCGCCAAGAACGAACTCGCCCTGGTGGAGCGCGCACTGAGGCGGCTCGGCGTCGACTACGACCAGGTGCTCCGGCTCGACCAGCCTGCCGGTGGCCGCACCCACCTGCCGGTCGGCACCCCGGTCACCGCCGGCATCCTGCTCACCGAGTTCCTGGAACTGCAGGACGTGGCCACCCGCTCCCAGATCCAGACCCTGGCCGAGCACACCGAGTGCCCCTGGACCCGGCCGCAGCTCCAGGCGTACACCGCCGAAACGGAGGAGGCCGAGGAGCGCTACCAGAAGGAGATCCTCGGCAAGCGCATCTCCGTCCTGGGCCTGCTGGAGCGCTTCCCGGCCGTCGAGCTGCCGCTGGCCGTGTTCCTGGAGATGACGGGCCCCATCCGCCCGCGCTTCTACTCCATCTCCTCCGCCCCGTCCGCCAACCCGCGCCACGTGCGCCTGACCGTCGGCCTGCTGGAAGGCCCGGCCCTGTCCGGCGACGGCCAGTACCGCGGCACCTGCTCCGCCTACATCGCGGGCCTCGAGCCCGGAGACGTCGTCTACGGCTACGTCCGCGTGCCCTCCCCGACCTTCGCCCCACCCGCCGACCCCGCCACGCCGCTGATCCTGATCGGCCCCGGCACCGGCATCGCGCCGCTGCGCGGCTTCCTCGAGGAGCGGGCCTGGCAGCACGCGAATGGCACGCAGGTCGGCCTGTCACAGGTCTTCGTCGGCTGCCGCCACCCGGAGCACGACTACTTCTACAAGCAGGAGATGCAGGACTGGGAGCAGGCCGGCATCGCACAGATCCACACCGCCTATTCCGCGGTGACCGGCCACCCGGCCCGGTTCGTGCAGAACGCCATAGCCAACGCCGCCGACACGGTGTGGCAGGCCATCCAGGACGGCGCGTACATCTACGTCTGCGGTGACGGCCGCCGCATGGCCCCCGCCGTCCGCGAGGCCCTCGCCGCCATCCACCGCCAGCAGACCGGCAGCGACGACGAGACCGCCCAGCAGTGGCTCGCCCAGCTCGAAGCGGACGAGCGCTACCAGCAGGACGTCTTCGCCTGA
- a CDS encoding TetR/AcrR family transcriptional regulator, protein MPLTEAGIYAAALRLIDADGVEALTMRKLATELDANPMSLYHHVPNKEAVLRGVTRMVGAQFRTVTLEDAPWQERIRLLATDFRTLAHRHPKLLAYSFSHQPDFIQPDDPFWTTLTAIVAAAGVPQSEVSEIAALMVAVVIGVLTAELNGALHQWSTLKSHGPEADEDGAANAEPGSTSAAPQGPDQDHMFRLVMDTLIAGLESRLTAGRDARDASH, encoded by the coding sequence GTGCCTCTGACCGAGGCCGGGATCTATGCCGCCGCCCTGCGGCTCATCGACGCCGACGGGGTCGAGGCGCTCACCATGCGCAAACTCGCCACCGAGCTCGACGCGAACCCGATGTCGCTGTACCACCACGTGCCGAACAAGGAAGCCGTGCTGCGCGGAGTGACGAGAATGGTCGGAGCGCAGTTCCGCACCGTGACACTGGAGGACGCTCCCTGGCAGGAGCGGATCCGTCTGCTCGCCACGGACTTCCGGACCCTGGCGCACCGTCACCCCAAGCTGCTGGCGTACTCGTTCAGCCACCAGCCGGACTTCATCCAGCCCGACGACCCGTTCTGGACCACCCTCACCGCCATCGTGGCGGCTGCCGGTGTGCCGCAGTCAGAGGTCTCGGAGATCGCCGCGCTGATGGTCGCCGTCGTCATCGGTGTCCTCACCGCCGAACTCAACGGCGCTCTCCACCAGTGGTCGACCCTCAAGTCCCACGGCCCTGAAGCCGACGAAGACGGGGCCGCGAACGCAGAACCTGGCTCTACGAGTGCGGCCCCTCAAGGCCCTGACCAGGACCACATGTTCCGCCTCGTGATGGACACGCTGATCGCGGGGCTGGAAAGCCGGCTCACCGCCGGTCGTGACGCCCGGGACGCCAGCCATTGA
- a CDS encoding MFS transporter — protein MSQNATVAACGAETTPENVPDLSHRRRWWILLVISLSMLMGVLDGTIVNIALPSAQHDLGFSDADRQWVVTAYALAFGSLLLLGGRVADLAGQKVTFLVGLAGFATASMVGGAANGLAMLVIARAVQGLFAALLAPSALSVLMTTFTDPRERAKAFTVAGSVAGAGGAIGLILGGVLTQYLDWRWTMYVNVVFAGVAFVGGAALLHRSPRDTSSKLDVLGTVLVSIGLFCLVYGFSNAETHGWGSPETWGMLAAGAVLVSVFVWWQTRAAYPLLPLRVLLDRNRGASFAALFVTGAGMFGVFLFLTYYLQQSLGYSTLKTGFAFLPMIVASSSASAVANNVLVRRIGPKPVVPLGMAIAAAGLVWMTTLDLGSGYMTQVLPQLVLVGIGLGTVIAPAMSLATSGMAAADAGVASAAVNTVQQVGGSIGVALLSTMASDAATNYLSGRDPKDPGVLAQAGLEGYSTAYWWSTAVFVLGLVVTVLLYRRGVPQHDESAAPVVHM, from the coding sequence ATGTCCCAGAACGCCACCGTCGCTGCTTGCGGCGCCGAGACCACACCTGAGAACGTGCCCGACCTGTCGCACCGGCGTCGCTGGTGGATTCTGTTGGTCATCTCCCTGTCCATGCTGATGGGTGTCCTCGACGGCACCATCGTGAACATCGCCCTGCCGTCCGCCCAGCACGACCTCGGCTTCTCGGACGCCGACCGGCAGTGGGTGGTCACCGCCTACGCGCTCGCCTTCGGCAGCCTGCTGCTGCTCGGCGGCCGGGTCGCGGACCTGGCCGGGCAGAAGGTCACCTTCCTGGTGGGTCTGGCCGGCTTCGCGACCGCTTCCATGGTGGGAGGTGCGGCGAACGGTTTGGCCATGCTCGTCATCGCGCGCGCAGTTCAGGGCCTGTTCGCCGCCCTGCTGGCCCCGTCGGCCCTGTCGGTCCTGATGACCACCTTCACCGATCCGCGCGAGAGGGCGAAAGCTTTCACCGTCGCGGGATCGGTCGCCGGTGCCGGCGGAGCCATCGGCCTGATCCTCGGCGGGGTGCTGACCCAGTACCTGGACTGGCGCTGGACGATGTACGTCAACGTGGTCTTCGCGGGGGTCGCGTTCGTCGGTGGTGCCGCGCTGCTGCACCGCAGCCCGCGCGACACGTCCTCCAAGCTCGATGTCCTCGGCACTGTACTGGTTTCCATCGGCCTGTTCTGCCTGGTCTACGGGTTCTCGAACGCCGAGACGCACGGCTGGGGTTCCCCGGAGACCTGGGGCATGCTGGCGGCCGGCGCCGTACTGGTTTCCGTCTTTGTGTGGTGGCAGACCAGGGCGGCGTACCCGCTGCTGCCCTTGCGGGTCCTCCTGGACCGTAACCGCGGGGCCTCCTTCGCCGCCCTCTTCGTCACCGGCGCCGGCATGTTCGGCGTGTTCCTGTTCCTCACCTACTACCTCCAGCAGAGCCTCGGCTACAGCACCCTGAAGACGGGCTTCGCCTTCCTGCCCATGATCGTGGCGTCCTCTTCCGCCTCCGCGGTGGCCAACAACGTCCTGGTGCGGCGCATAGGTCCCAAGCCGGTGGTTCCGCTGGGGATGGCCATCGCGGCCGCCGGCCTGGTGTGGATGACCACGCTGGACCTGGGCAGCGGATACATGACGCAGGTGCTGCCCCAGCTGGTGCTCGTCGGCATCGGGCTGGGCACGGTGATCGCGCCCGCGATGAGCCTGGCCACCTCCGGTATGGCCGCGGCCGATGCCGGAGTCGCGTCCGCCGCCGTCAACACCGTCCAGCAGGTGGGTGGGTCCATCGGCGTCGCCCTGCTCAGCACGATGGCCTCCGACGCCGCCACGAACTACCTCTCCGGCCGTGACCCCAAGGACCCCGGCGTCCTGGCGCAGGCCGGTCTCGAGGGCTACTCCACGGCCTACTGGTGGTCGACGGCCGTCTTCGTGTTGGGTCTGGTGGTGACCGTACTGCTGTACCGCCGTGGCGTGCCGCAGCACGACGAGAGCGCCGCACCCGTCGTGCACATGTAG
- a CDS encoding TetR/AcrR family transcriptional regulator C-terminal ligand-binding domain-containing protein: MPPLPPVPEELRAASGNDPRAELIYRLNVLAERWDDEQSGAVLAAVLGGSRHDEGMRRLRESLLNQIADALRPAVATAVERGQLRPDVTTWGATP, from the coding sequence ATGCCCCCTCTCCCTCCGGTACCCGAGGAGCTTCGGGCCGCTTCGGGCAACGATCCGCGAGCCGAACTCATTTACCGCCTGAACGTGCTCGCCGAGCGTTGGGACGACGAGCAATCGGGGGCCGTCCTTGCCGCGGTCCTCGGGGGCTCACGGCACGACGAAGGTATGCGCCGCCTCCGGGAGTCACTGCTGAACCAGATCGCCGACGCCCTGCGCCCGGCGGTTGCCACAGCCGTCGAGCGCGGCCAGCTCCGGCCCGACGTCACCACCTGGGGCGCGACACCGTGA
- a CDS encoding IclR family transcriptional regulator has product MIDRAFLLLGSFDGDHRAQTLAELAQRSGIPRSSALRLARSLMNVGALERLGDGRFVVGLRLLETASLAPRGHGLRSVAMPFMEDLFHVTRQHVLLAVRDQGEALLVERLSARDASPVRYRVGGRLPLASTGVGLVLLAFAPPAVQEQAIAAYAPEHDDDIRTPADLRRVLAEVRRGDHAVGHQNRPWKVSTVAAPVRDGSEVVAALSVVAPGTGSPNPGYGPAVRATARAISRRLVEDGGRTMPVEAAYGHR; this is encoded by the coding sequence GTGATCGACCGGGCTTTCCTCCTGCTCGGCAGCTTCGACGGTGACCATCGTGCGCAGACGCTTGCCGAACTCGCACAGCGAAGCGGCATCCCCCGCAGCAGTGCTCTCCGGCTCGCCCGGTCTCTGATGAACGTGGGCGCTCTGGAACGCCTCGGCGACGGCCGCTTCGTCGTGGGTCTTCGGCTGCTGGAGACCGCTTCCCTGGCCCCGCGCGGTCACGGGCTGCGATCGGTGGCGATGCCGTTCATGGAGGATCTCTTCCACGTCACGCGTCAGCATGTCCTGCTCGCCGTGCGGGACCAGGGGGAGGCGCTGCTCGTCGAGCGGCTGTCAGCGCGTGATGCGAGCCCCGTGCGCTACCGCGTGGGGGGCCGCCTTCCTCTGGCATCCACCGGCGTAGGACTGGTGCTTCTCGCCTTCGCCCCACCGGCCGTCCAGGAGCAGGCCATCGCCGCCTATGCGCCGGAGCACGACGACGACATCCGCACCCCCGCCGACCTGCGTCGCGTGCTGGCGGAGGTACGACGCGGTGATCACGCTGTCGGCCACCAGAACCGTCCATGGAAGGTGAGCACCGTGGCCGCGCCGGTACGTGACGGCAGCGAGGTGGTCGCGGCGTTGTCGGTCGTGGCGCCCGGCACCGGTTCGCCGAACCCGGGGTACGGACCGGCCGTGCGCGCGACGGCCCGTGCGATTTCCCGCCGTCTCGTCGAGGACGGTGGTCGGACCATGCCAGTCGAAGCCGCATACGGGCACCGGTAG
- a CDS encoding amidohydrolase family protein, which yields MAATGFIDVHAHFVTDSYVAAARAAGVEHPDGMPGWPAWGVEEHLDMMKRSGIDKSYLSISSPGVHFGDDSEARALAREVNEFGARVRTEDPQRFGLFASLPLPDVEGSLAEAAHALDVLGADAVVVETNHHGLYLGDPRFEPLWEELDRRSAVVFVHPTSAPHADELALGRPRPMLEFLFDTARTASDLLLRGVLARRPRIRWILTHGGGVLPLLADRMELFRTHVGGGAVDAPSAVEQLGRLWYDMAGTPFPRQVPAFGAAFGTERLLYGSDYCWTPIDAVLAQVTSIDSAVQPSATVTWRDLTTHNAGRLFDTDAR from the coding sequence ATGGCCGCGACCGGGTTCATCGATGTGCACGCCCACTTCGTCACCGACAGCTATGTGGCGGCGGCTCGAGCCGCCGGTGTCGAACATCCCGACGGGATGCCCGGCTGGCCCGCGTGGGGCGTCGAAGAGCATCTCGACATGATGAAGCGCTCAGGGATCGACAAGTCCTACCTGTCGATCTCCTCGCCCGGAGTGCACTTCGGGGACGACAGCGAGGCCCGGGCTCTCGCACGTGAGGTCAATGAGTTCGGCGCCCGGGTCCGCACGGAGGACCCGCAGCGGTTCGGTCTCTTCGCCTCCCTGCCCCTGCCGGACGTCGAGGGCTCGCTCGCCGAGGCCGCCCACGCGCTCGACGTCCTCGGTGCAGACGCAGTGGTGGTGGAAACCAACCACCATGGCCTCTACCTCGGTGACCCCCGGTTCGAGCCGCTGTGGGAGGAGCTCGACCGCCGCAGCGCCGTCGTCTTCGTTCACCCCACGTCAGCGCCCCACGCCGACGAGCTTGCTCTCGGCCGGCCACGGCCGATGCTGGAGTTCCTCTTCGACACTGCCCGCACCGCGAGCGACCTGCTCCTGCGCGGTGTCCTCGCCCGCCGTCCGCGGATCCGCTGGATCCTGACACACGGCGGAGGTGTACTGCCGCTGCTCGCCGACCGGATGGAACTCTTCCGCACCCACGTCGGCGGCGGCGCCGTCGACGCGCCGAGCGCCGTCGAGCAACTCGGCCGACTCTGGTACGACATGGCCGGCACGCCCTTCCCGCGCCAGGTCCCGGCCTTCGGCGCGGCCTTCGGCACCGAGCGTCTCCTCTATGGCAGCGACTACTGCTGGACGCCCATTGACGCGGTGCTCGCTCAGGTCACCTCCATCGACTCCGCCGTGCAGCCGTCCGCCACCGTCACCTGGCGGGACCTCACCACCCACAATGCTGGCCGCTTGTTCGACACCGACGCACGGTGA
- a CDS encoding SsgA family sporulation/cell division regulator: MKSLRTVIQGLPVKLVGVHATSLPVVMNLRYEPSDPYVVHAAFTTDVDSDEPVEWIIGRDLLIDGLEGPAGEGDVRIWPTGEEGCRDLYILLNPPAGTALLKAPAQEFKAFLQETEAVVPRGAELGHSDFDHLLAHFLAEG; the protein is encoded by the coding sequence ATGAAGTCATTGAGAACTGTGATCCAGGGGCTGCCTGTGAAGCTTGTCGGCGTTCATGCGACGTCCTTGCCCGTGGTCATGAATCTGCGGTACGAGCCGAGTGATCCCTATGTGGTCCATGCCGCATTCACCACCGATGTCGACAGCGACGAGCCGGTGGAATGGATCATCGGGCGCGATTTGCTGATCGACGGCCTGGAGGGCCCCGCCGGCGAGGGAGACGTTCGCATATGGCCCACCGGCGAGGAGGGCTGCCGCGACTTGTACATCCTTCTCAACCCGCCGGCCGGTACGGCCCTGCTCAAGGCCCCAGCGCAGGAATTCAAGGCGTTCCTGCAGGAAACGGAGGCAGTGGTGCCCCGGGGGGCCGAGCTCGGCCACAGCGACTTCGACCACTTGCTGGCGCACTTCCTCGCCGAAGGGTGA
- a CDS encoding NIPSNAP family protein, producing the protein MPQYQLRVYTLRSSDALTAYEKIWAQHIPGMAKHRITTHGVWTVPSAPGSDTPRLYALVSYKDAEDVQERLEAYLSSPEFRADMEGFDISQIVGLDETLLTPTVDSPLR; encoded by the coding sequence ATGCCCCAGTACCAGCTTCGCGTCTACACCCTGCGCAGCTCCGACGCGCTCACCGCCTACGAGAAGATCTGGGCCCAGCACATTCCCGGTATGGCCAAGCACCGGATCACCACCCACGGCGTCTGGACGGTGCCCTCGGCGCCCGGAAGCGACACTCCCCGGCTGTACGCCCTCGTTTCCTACAAGGACGCCGAGGACGTGCAGGAGCGGCTGGAGGCATACCTGTCGAGTCCTGAATTCCGCGCGGACATGGAGGGCTTCGACATCAGCCAGATCGTCGGCCTCGACGAGACCCTCCTGACGCCCACCGTGGACTCACCCTTGCGCTGA
- a CDS encoding SsgA family sporulation/cell division regulator — protein MTAQLVISRTYSQPLCMRLRYEPADPYVVRAAFFVHSDEPVEWVLGRDLLADGLNGCAGHGEVRIWSAAGRGNESIYIALGSSTGTALLEAPVQDISSFLQDTQALVPQGTESGLIDWDAELAHLLPRG, from the coding sequence GTGACCGCACAGCTCGTCATCTCACGCACCTACTCACAGCCCTTGTGCATGCGGCTGCGGTACGAGCCTGCAGATCCCTACGTCGTCCGTGCCGCCTTTTTCGTCCACAGCGACGAGCCGGTCGAATGGGTCCTGGGGCGTGACCTTCTGGCCGACGGCCTGAACGGTTGCGCAGGTCATGGGGAGGTCCGGATCTGGTCGGCCGCAGGGCGGGGTAACGAGTCGATCTACATCGCCCTCGGGTCTTCCACAGGCACGGCCTTGCTCGAGGCCCCCGTGCAGGACATCTCGTCCTTCCTTCAGGACACCCAGGCTCTGGTGCCACAAGGTACCGAGTCCGGACTCATCGACTGGGATGCCGAACTGGCACACCTCCTCCCCCGAGGCTGA
- a CDS encoding ferredoxin, producing the protein MRTVVDLTRCQGYAQCVFLAPEVFELHGEEGLLYATAVPDDQVERVRQAAAACPVQAILLGEEVSTGAR; encoded by the coding sequence ATGCGGACCGTTGTCGACCTCACACGCTGCCAGGGATATGCGCAGTGCGTGTTCCTCGCCCCTGAGGTGTTCGAGCTGCACGGGGAGGAGGGGCTGCTGTACGCCACTGCCGTCCCGGACGACCAGGTGGAGCGGGTACGCCAGGCCGCGGCGGCGTGCCCGGTGCAGGCGATCCTTCTCGGGGAAGAGGTGAGCACCGGTGCCCGGTGA